The proteins below come from a single Catenulispora sp. EB89 genomic window:
- a CDS encoding MBL fold metallo-hydrolase, producing the protein MASPLDLRWNHGVSRWSSASEPPLQVQAYDERTVILRQSKSTNYEAPFIYLLFGADRALLLDTGATADPAVFPLRETVDSLVADWLRRHPRDGYHLVVAHTHGHGDHVAADAQFAGRPDTVVVAKEPEAVRAFFGFDDARWPDQEVPFDLGGRVLRAIGAPGHHAAGVVFHDPATGFLLTGDTVYPGRIYVADFAELVATLNRLVAFCAAHEVTWVMGCHVEMTDRPYRDYPIGSTYQPHERALPMTVAQLTALRDAAVRVEGRRGAHRFADFIVFSEPAGLAKILFQARGFRARVLGR; encoded by the coding sequence GTGGCGAGCCCGCTGGACCTCCGCTGGAACCACGGCGTCTCCCGCTGGAGCTCGGCGTCGGAGCCGCCGCTCCAGGTGCAGGCGTACGACGAGCGCACGGTGATCCTGCGGCAGAGCAAGAGCACGAACTACGAGGCGCCGTTCATCTACCTGCTGTTCGGCGCCGACCGCGCGCTGCTGCTGGACACCGGGGCCACCGCCGACCCCGCGGTCTTCCCGCTGCGCGAGACGGTCGATTCCCTGGTCGCCGACTGGCTGCGCCGCCACCCGCGCGACGGGTACCACCTCGTGGTCGCGCACACCCACGGCCACGGCGACCACGTCGCGGCGGACGCGCAGTTCGCGGGGCGGCCGGACACGGTGGTCGTCGCGAAGGAGCCGGAGGCGGTCCGCGCGTTCTTCGGCTTCGACGACGCGCGCTGGCCGGACCAGGAAGTCCCGTTCGACCTCGGCGGCCGCGTCCTGCGGGCCATCGGCGCGCCGGGGCACCACGCCGCGGGCGTGGTGTTCCACGACCCCGCGACCGGCTTCCTCCTGACCGGCGACACGGTGTATCCGGGCCGGATCTACGTCGCGGACTTCGCCGAACTGGTGGCCACGCTGAACCGCCTCGTGGCGTTCTGCGCCGCGCACGAGGTGACGTGGGTGATGGGCTGCCACGTCGAGATGACGGACCGGCCGTACCGCGACTACCCGATCGGCTCGACGTACCAGCCGCACGAGCGGGCGCTGCCGATGACGGTCGCGCAGCTGACCGCGTTGCGGGACGCGGCGGTGCGGGTCGAGGGTCGTCGCGGTGCGCACCGGTTCGCGGACTTCATCGTGTTCTCCGAGCCCGCGGGGCTGGCGAAGATCCTGTTTCAGGCGCGGGGATTCCGGGCTCGGGTGCTTGGTCGTTAG
- a CDS encoding aldose 1-epimerase family protein → MISVPHTGTGAERPTGEQYSIKAGEYTAVVTEVGAALRSLRLDNRELIMEFPEDGVPVGGSGQLLIPWPNRIRDGKYTFRGVERELEISEPARNNAIHGLTRHASWQVDTHEDSLLRLTLRLEPQPGYPFLLDLVAEYSLDEDQGLTITVSARNAGDWDAPYGIGSHAYLKTDGGLDGPQGLARVPAGRWLMVDERMIPQCEVPVAGTPYDFRDRRSLRGVTLDTAYTDIVRDADGRARVTLGQGTEGVTMWFGEGLEWVQLFSGDPLDEPYHRSALAVEPMSCPPNAFATGKGVIDLAPGASVTHTWGIVVGAA, encoded by the coding sequence ATGATCAGCGTCCCCCATACCGGCACTGGTGCCGAGCGGCCGACCGGAGAGCAGTACTCGATCAAGGCGGGCGAGTACACCGCCGTGGTGACGGAAGTCGGGGCGGCTCTCAGGTCCCTGCGACTGGACAACCGGGAACTGATCATGGAGTTCCCCGAGGACGGCGTCCCGGTCGGCGGCAGCGGCCAGCTGCTCATCCCCTGGCCGAACCGCATCCGCGACGGCAAGTACACCTTCCGCGGCGTCGAGCGCGAGCTGGAGATCAGCGAGCCGGCCCGCAACAACGCCATCCACGGCCTGACCCGCCACGCCTCCTGGCAGGTGGACACCCACGAAGACTCCCTGCTCCGCCTGACCCTCCGCCTGGAACCGCAGCCCGGCTACCCCTTCCTGCTCGACCTCGTCGCGGAGTACTCGCTGGACGAGGACCAGGGCCTGACGATCACGGTGAGCGCGCGCAACGCCGGCGACTGGGACGCGCCCTACGGCATCGGCTCGCACGCGTACCTGAAGACCGACGGCGGCCTGGACGGCCCGCAGGGCCTGGCCCGCGTCCCGGCCGGCCGCTGGCTGATGGTGGACGAGCGCATGATCCCGCAGTGCGAGGTGCCGGTCGCCGGCACTCCGTACGACTTCCGCGACCGCCGCTCGCTGCGCGGCGTGACGCTGGACACGGCCTACACCGACATCGTCCGCGACGCCGACGGCCGCGCCCGGGTGACCCTGGGCCAGGGCACCGAGGGCGTGACGATGTGGTTCGGCGAGGGGCTGGAGTGGGTCCAGCTGTTCTCCGGCGATCCGCTGGACGAGCCCTACCACCGCTCGGCGCTCGCGGTGGAGCCGATGAGCTGCCCGCCGAACGCCTTCGCGACCGGCAAGGGCGTCATCGACCTGGCCCCCGGCGCCTCGGTGACCCACACCTGGGGGATCGTGGTCGGGGCGGCGTAG
- the gcvT gene encoding glycine cleavage system aminomethyltransferase GcvT, producing the protein MTSDLLTSPLHARHVALGAKMSDFGGWDMPIEYSKTGGVLKEHAAVREQVGVFDVSHLGKASVTGPGAAAFVNSVLANDLQRIEPGQAQYTLCCDDATGGVVDDLIAYLNGPEDVFLIPNAANTAEVVRRLQAAAPEGVTIENRHRDFGVLAVQGPKSAEVLAKLGLPTDHDYMSFAVATFQDAPLTVCRTGYTGEHGYELVAPWDKTEALWDALIEAGEEFEIRACGLGARDTLRTEMGYPLHGQDLSMDITPNMARAGWAVGWKKPAFWGREVLLAEREAGAKRLLRGIRAVDRAIPRAHMVVNDADGKQIGEVTSGTFSPSLREGIGLALLDRDHTEGDTVYLDVRGKAAAFTVVKPPFVDVRTRG; encoded by the coding sequence GTGACCAGCGATCTGTTGACCTCGCCCCTGCACGCCCGCCACGTCGCCCTGGGCGCGAAGATGTCCGACTTCGGCGGCTGGGACATGCCGATCGAGTACAGCAAGACCGGAGGGGTGCTCAAGGAGCACGCCGCGGTCCGCGAGCAGGTCGGCGTCTTCGACGTCAGCCACCTCGGCAAGGCCTCGGTCACCGGGCCCGGCGCCGCGGCCTTCGTGAACTCCGTGCTGGCCAACGACCTGCAGCGCATCGAGCCCGGCCAGGCCCAGTACACGCTGTGCTGCGACGACGCCACCGGCGGCGTGGTCGACGACCTCATCGCCTACCTCAACGGCCCCGAGGACGTCTTCCTGATCCCGAACGCGGCCAACACCGCCGAGGTCGTCCGCCGCCTGCAGGCCGCCGCCCCCGAGGGTGTCACGATCGAGAACCGGCACCGCGACTTCGGCGTGCTGGCGGTTCAGGGCCCGAAGTCGGCCGAGGTGCTGGCCAAGCTCGGCCTGCCCACCGACCACGACTACATGTCCTTCGCAGTCGCCACCTTCCAGGACGCGCCCCTCACTGTCTGCCGCACCGGCTACACCGGCGAGCACGGCTACGAACTGGTCGCGCCGTGGGACAAGACCGAAGCGTTGTGGGACGCGCTGATCGAGGCCGGCGAGGAGTTCGAGATCCGCGCCTGCGGCCTCGGCGCCCGCGACACCCTGCGCACCGAGATGGGCTACCCCCTGCACGGCCAGGACCTGTCGATGGACATCACGCCGAACATGGCGCGCGCCGGCTGGGCCGTGGGCTGGAAGAAGCCGGCCTTCTGGGGCCGCGAGGTCCTGCTGGCCGAGCGAGAGGCCGGCGCGAAGCGCCTGCTGCGCGGCATCCGCGCCGTGGACCGCGCGATCCCGCGCGCGCACATGGTGGTGAACGACGCCGACGGCAAGCAGATCGGCGAGGTCACCTCTGGAACTTTCTCGCCGTCCCTGCGCGAGGGCATCGGCCTGGCGCTGCTCGACCGCGACCACACCGAGGGCGACACCGTGTACCTGGACGTGCGCGGAAAGGCGGCGGCGTTCACGGTCGTGAAGCCCCCGTTCGTCGACGTCCGCACCCGCGGCTGA
- a CDS encoding leucyl aminopeptidase has product MTSISLSATATGKADAVVVGVYATETAKGVKGVALAPGAEAVDAAYGGALAKALDLVGAAGKDGELTRVPAQGDVKAPLVVAVGLGKKPGKGGHPSTDTLRKSAAAAARSLAGKAKAVFALPAEDAEQAGAVAEGVLLGAYAWEGLKAPRKDAKGPVAEVTLVTAAAKQAAVKKAVDRAATVAGAVNLARDLINTPPSHLYPQTFAERAQAEVKDAGLATLTIEVLDEKALVKGGYGGIMGIGKGSAKPPRLVRVTYRHPKAKKHLALVGKGITFDTGGISLKPANAMDTMKSDMSGAAAVFSATLAVARQEVPVNVTTYLSLAENMPGGGAVKVSDVITMYGGKTVEIMNTDAEGRVVMADALARASEDGPDLLLDVATLTGAQVLALDRFSAVMGNDDDLRTTIVETAKAAGEDMWPMPLPEYLRETIDTQSADISNMGQRMGGMLVAGLFLREFVGEGIKWAHLDIAGASFNEKAPYGDTPKGGTGAAVRTLVKLAEDLGSGK; this is encoded by the coding sequence ATGACCTCGATCTCCCTGTCCGCTACCGCGACCGGCAAGGCGGACGCCGTCGTAGTCGGCGTGTACGCCACCGAGACCGCCAAGGGGGTCAAGGGCGTCGCCCTGGCGCCCGGCGCCGAAGCCGTGGACGCGGCCTACGGCGGCGCCCTGGCCAAGGCGCTGGACCTGGTCGGCGCAGCCGGCAAGGACGGCGAGCTGACCAGGGTGCCGGCGCAGGGCGACGTCAAGGCGCCGCTGGTCGTCGCCGTGGGCCTGGGCAAGAAGCCCGGCAAGGGCGGGCACCCGAGCACCGACACCCTGCGCAAGTCGGCCGCCGCCGCGGCCCGGTCGCTGGCCGGCAAGGCCAAGGCCGTGTTCGCGCTGCCGGCCGAGGACGCCGAGCAGGCCGGCGCGGTGGCCGAGGGCGTGCTGCTCGGCGCCTACGCCTGGGAGGGCCTCAAGGCCCCGCGCAAGGACGCGAAGGGCCCGGTGGCCGAGGTCACGCTGGTCACCGCGGCGGCCAAGCAGGCCGCGGTGAAGAAGGCCGTGGACCGTGCCGCCACCGTCGCCGGCGCCGTGAACCTGGCCCGCGACCTGATCAACACCCCGCCGTCGCACCTGTACCCGCAGACCTTCGCCGAGCGCGCGCAGGCCGAGGTGAAGGACGCCGGGCTGGCCACCCTGACGATCGAGGTGCTGGACGAGAAGGCACTGGTCAAGGGCGGCTACGGCGGCATCATGGGGATCGGCAAGGGCTCGGCCAAGCCGCCGCGCCTGGTGCGCGTGACCTACCGGCACCCGAAGGCGAAGAAGCACCTGGCGCTGGTCGGCAAGGGCATCACGTTCGACACCGGCGGCATCTCGCTGAAGCCGGCCAACGCGATGGACACCATGAAGTCGGACATGAGCGGCGCGGCCGCGGTGTTCTCCGCGACGCTGGCCGTGGCGCGCCAGGAGGTGCCGGTCAACGTCACCACCTACCTGTCGCTGGCCGAGAACATGCCCGGCGGCGGCGCGGTGAAGGTCTCCGACGTCATCACCATGTACGGCGGCAAGACCGTCGAGATCATGAACACCGACGCCGAGGGCCGCGTGGTCATGGCCGACGCGCTGGCCCGGGCCAGCGAGGACGGCCCGGACCTGCTGCTGGACGTCGCGACCCTGACCGGCGCGCAGGTCCTGGCGCTGGACCGGTTCTCCGCGGTCATGGGCAACGACGACGACCTGCGCACCACCATCGTGGAGACCGCGAAGGCCGCCGGCGAGGACATGTGGCCGATGCCGCTGCCGGAGTACCTGCGCGAGACCATCGACACCCAGAGCGCCGACATCTCGAACATGGGGCAGCGCATGGGCGGCATGCTGGTCGCCGGCCTGTTCCTGCGCGAGTTCGTCGGCGAGGGCATCAAGTGGGCGCACCTGGACATCGCGGGCGCCTCGTTCAACGAGAAGGCCCCGTACGGCGACACGCCGAAGGGCGGGACCGGCGCCGCGGTGCGGACGCTGGTGAAGCTGGCCGAGGACCTGGGCTCGGGGAAGTAG
- a CDS encoding VIT family protein translates to MSADDGTGPGRSADSSGSIESSEFGDSGDSGDSAAHPAHDPHEGLGARLNWLRASVLGANDGIVSTAGLVVGVAGATDTQSTLLASGIAGLLAGSLSMASGEYVSVSTQRDTEKAALALERKELAESPEAEFEELVGLYRDKGLTETTARRVSQELTAHDALGAHAQTELGINPDDLANPWSAAIASFVAFSVGAMLPLLAIVLPPHDWRVPVTVVSVLIALVATGWVSARLGRAAPGRAIARNVVGGALAMGITYLVGTLIGKVD, encoded by the coding sequence ATGAGCGCGGACGACGGCACCGGTCCCGGCAGATCCGCCGATTCCAGCGGTTCCATCGAGTCCAGTGAATTCGGCGACTCCGGCGACTCCGGCGATTCCGCCGCGCATCCCGCGCACGACCCGCACGAAGGGCTCGGGGCGCGACTGAACTGGCTGCGGGCCAGCGTGCTGGGCGCCAACGACGGCATCGTCTCCACGGCCGGCCTGGTGGTCGGCGTCGCTGGGGCCACCGACACCCAGTCCACGCTGCTGGCCTCCGGCATCGCCGGACTGCTGGCCGGTTCGCTGTCGATGGCCTCCGGCGAGTACGTCTCGGTCTCCACGCAGCGCGACACCGAGAAGGCCGCCCTGGCGCTGGAGCGCAAGGAACTGGCCGAGTCGCCCGAGGCGGAGTTCGAGGAACTGGTCGGCCTGTACCGCGACAAAGGACTGACGGAGACCACCGCCCGCCGGGTCTCGCAGGAGCTCACCGCGCACGACGCGCTCGGCGCGCACGCGCAGACCGAGCTCGGCATCAACCCCGACGACCTGGCCAACCCCTGGAGCGCGGCGATCGCCAGCTTCGTCGCGTTCAGCGTCGGGGCGATGCTGCCGCTGCTGGCGATCGTGCTGCCGCCGCACGACTGGCGGGTGCCGGTGACGGTGGTCAGCGTGCTGATCGCGCTGGTCGCCACCGGCTGGGTCAGCGCGCGGCTGGGGCGGGCGGCGCCGGGGCGGGCGATCGCGCGGAACGTGGTCGGCGGGGCGTTGGCGATGGGGATCACGTATCTGGTGGGGACGCTGATCGGGAAGGTGGATTAG
- the lpdA gene encoding dihydrolipoyl dehydrogenase yields MRQQAARRGTHVAGDNQFDLVILGGGSGGYACAFRAADLGMSVALIEKAEVGGTCLHRGCIPTKALLHAGEIADNTREAAQFGVAATFQGIDMAAVNSYKDGVVGQLYKGLQGIVKARKIEFIAGEGRLVSANTVQVNGQNVTGKNVVLATGSVPKSLPGLEIDGNRVISSDHALKLDYVPASAIILGGGVIGCEFASVWKSFGTDVTIIEGLPHLVPLEDENSSKLLERAFRRRGIKYELGNFFSGVEYTENGVRASIANGKTVEADLMLVAVGRGPVSAGLGYEEAGVAMDRGYVKVDQYCRTSVPGVYAVGDLIPTLQLAHVGFAEGILVAEHIAGLNPAPIDYDGVPRVTYSHPEVASMGLTEAQAKARHGDTGVKTFNYDLAGNGKSKILKTSGQVKVVQQVDGPVLGVHMVGDRMGELVGEAQLIFNWEALPQEVAQLVHAHPTQTEALGEAMMALAGKPLHVHD; encoded by the coding sequence ATGCGACAGCAGGCAGCGAGAAGAGGAACGCACGTGGCAGGCGACAACCAGTTCGACTTGGTCATCCTCGGCGGCGGCTCGGGCGGCTACGCCTGTGCTTTCCGGGCGGCGGACCTCGGGATGAGCGTGGCGCTCATCGAGAAGGCCGAGGTCGGCGGGACCTGTCTGCACCGGGGCTGCATCCCCACCAAGGCGCTGCTGCACGCCGGCGAGATCGCGGACAACACCCGCGAGGCCGCGCAGTTCGGCGTCGCGGCCACCTTCCAGGGCATCGACATGGCCGCCGTGAACTCCTACAAGGACGGCGTCGTCGGCCAGCTCTACAAGGGCCTGCAGGGCATTGTGAAGGCCCGCAAGATCGAGTTCATCGCCGGCGAGGGCCGCCTGGTCTCGGCGAACACGGTGCAGGTCAACGGCCAGAACGTGACCGGCAAGAACGTGGTGCTGGCGACCGGCTCGGTGCCGAAGTCGCTGCCCGGCCTGGAGATCGACGGCAACCGCGTCATCTCCAGCGACCACGCGCTCAAGCTCGACTACGTCCCGGCCTCCGCGATCATCCTCGGCGGCGGCGTCATCGGCTGCGAGTTCGCCTCGGTGTGGAAGTCCTTCGGGACCGACGTCACCATCATCGAGGGCCTGCCGCACCTGGTCCCGCTGGAGGACGAGAACTCCTCCAAGCTGCTGGAGCGCGCCTTCCGCCGCCGCGGCATCAAGTACGAGCTGGGCAACTTCTTCTCGGGCGTCGAGTACACCGAGAACGGCGTCCGTGCCTCCATCGCCAACGGCAAGACCGTCGAGGCCGACCTGATGCTGGTGGCCGTCGGCCGCGGCCCGGTCTCCGCGGGCCTGGGCTACGAGGAGGCCGGGGTCGCGATGGACCGCGGCTACGTCAAGGTCGACCAGTACTGCCGTACCTCGGTCCCCGGCGTCTACGCCGTCGGCGACCTGATCCCGACCCTGCAGCTGGCGCACGTCGGCTTCGCCGAGGGCATCCTGGTCGCCGAGCACATCGCCGGCCTGAACCCCGCGCCGATCGACTACGACGGCGTGCCGCGCGTCACCTACTCCCACCCCGAGGTCGCCTCGATGGGTCTGACCGAGGCGCAGGCCAAGGCCAGGCACGGTGACACCGGTGTGAAGACGTTCAACTACGACCTCGCCGGCAACGGCAAGAGCAAGATCCTGAAGACCTCGGGCCAGGTGAAGGTGGTCCAGCAGGTCGACGGCCCGGTGCTCGGCGTCCACATGGTGGGCGACCGGATGGGTGAACTCGTCGGCGAGGCCCAGTTGATCTTCAACTGGGAGGCGCTGCCGCAGGAGGTCGCCCAGCTCGTGCACGCGCACCCGACGCAGACCGAGGCGCTGGGCGAGGCCATGATGGCCCTGGCCGGCAAGCCGCTCCACGTCCACGACTGA
- the sucB gene encoding 2-oxoglutarate dehydrogenase, E2 component, dihydrolipoamide succinyltransferase, which produces MSVSVVLPAMGESVTEATITRWLKKEGDRVEVDEPLLEVSTDKVDTEIPSPAAGFLVSIKVGEDETVEVGAELAVIGDTADAAPAAPAAAAPAAAPAPAPAAPAPAPAAAPAPAPAPAPVAAPAPAPVAAAPAPAAAAAAPAAPAAPAGGAAAGTPVFLPAMGESVTEATVTRWLKAVGDTVAVDEPLLEVSTDKVDTEVPSPVAGVLLAINVAEDETIDIGAQLAVVGAPGAAAPAAPAPAAAPAAPVAPPAPAPAPATPPVAPPAPAPLPATPPVAPPAPAPVAPAPAVAATPSFTATAPAPAPAAQAPAPAPAGEFRPGTPAVVAQATTAARIDAPGAGSEPAAAYVTPLVRKLAAEHGVDLASVTGTGVGGRIRKQDVIDAAKAKPAPAAAPAASASAPAAKAPVSPSPLRGRTEKLTRMRALIAKRMLESLQTSAQLTTVVEVDVTNVARLRARAKSEFEAREGVKLSFMPFFALSAIEALKQHPNLNAVIDTEAGTVTYHDYENLAIAVDSEKGLMTPVIKNAGDLNLAGLARGIADLAERTRTNKVLPDELAGGTFTLTNTGSRGALFDTPILNQPQVGILGTGAVVKRPAVINDPDLGEVIAVRSMVYLALTYDHRLVDGADAARFLVTIKERLEEGKFEADLGL; this is translated from the coding sequence ATGTCGGTCTCAGTAGTTCTGCCCGCGATGGGTGAGTCGGTCACCGAGGCCACCATCACCCGCTGGCTGAAGAAGGAAGGCGACCGGGTCGAGGTCGACGAGCCGCTGCTCGAAGTCTCCACCGACAAGGTCGACACCGAGATCCCGTCCCCGGCGGCCGGCTTCCTGGTGTCGATCAAGGTCGGCGAGGACGAGACGGTCGAGGTCGGCGCGGAGCTGGCGGTCATCGGGGACACCGCGGACGCCGCTCCGGCGGCTCCGGCCGCGGCCGCTCCGGCTGCCGCCCCGGCTCCGGCCCCTGCTGCTCCCGCCCCGGCCCCCGCCGCTGCACCGGCCCCCGCGCCGGCTCCGGCTCCGGTCGCCGCCCCGGCTCCCGCGCCGGTCGCCGCCGCCCCGGCCCCCGCTGCCGCCGCTGCCGCCCCGGCCGCCCCGGCGGCCCCGGCCGGCGGTGCCGCCGCCGGCACCCCGGTGTTCCTGCCGGCGATGGGCGAGTCGGTCACCGAGGCGACCGTCACGCGCTGGCTGAAGGCCGTCGGCGACACCGTGGCCGTGGACGAGCCGCTGCTGGAGGTCTCGACGGACAAGGTCGACACCGAGGTGCCCTCGCCGGTGGCCGGTGTGCTGCTGGCGATCAACGTCGCCGAGGACGAGACCATCGACATCGGCGCGCAGCTGGCCGTGGTCGGCGCCCCGGGTGCCGCCGCGCCGGCCGCTCCGGCTCCGGCCGCCGCGCCCGCCGCCCCGGTCGCGCCGCCGGCGCCCGCTCCGGCTCCGGCCACCCCGCCGGTCGCTCCCCCGGCGCCCGCGCCGCTGCCGGCGACCCCGCCGGTCGCGCCGCCGGCTCCGGCTCCGGTCGCGCCGGCCCCGGCCGTCGCCGCCACGCCGTCGTTCACCGCGACCGCCCCGGCCCCGGCCCCCGCCGCCCAGGCGCCCGCTCCGGCCCCGGCCGGCGAGTTCCGCCCCGGCACCCCGGCGGTCGTCGCGCAGGCCACCACCGCGGCCCGCATCGACGCCCCCGGCGCCGGCTCCGAGCCGGCTGCGGCCTACGTCACCCCGCTGGTCCGCAAGCTGGCCGCCGAGCACGGCGTGGACCTGGCGAGCGTCACCGGCACCGGGGTCGGCGGCCGGATCCGCAAGCAGGACGTGATCGACGCGGCCAAGGCCAAGCCGGCTCCCGCCGCCGCACCCGCAGCCTCGGCTTCGGCCCCGGCCGCCAAGGCCCCGGTCAGCCCGAGCCCGCTGCGCGGCCGCACCGAGAAGCTGACCCGGATGCGTGCGCTGATCGCCAAGCGCATGCTCGAGTCGCTGCAGACCTCGGCGCAGCTGACCACCGTGGTCGAGGTGGACGTCACCAACGTCGCCCGCCTGCGGGCCCGCGCCAAGAGCGAGTTCGAGGCGCGCGAGGGCGTGAAGCTGTCGTTCATGCCGTTCTTCGCGCTGTCCGCGATCGAGGCGCTCAAGCAGCACCCGAACCTCAACGCGGTCATCGACACCGAGGCTGGCACGGTCACGTACCACGACTACGAGAACCTGGCCATCGCGGTGGACAGCGAGAAGGGCCTGATGACCCCGGTCATCAAGAACGCCGGCGACCTGAACCTGGCGGGCCTGGCCCGCGGGATCGCGGACCTGGCCGAGCGGACCCGCACCAACAAGGTCCTGCCCGACGAGCTGGCCGGCGGCACGTTCACGCTGACCAACACCGGCAGCCGCGGCGCGCTGTTCGACACCCCGATCCTGAACCAGCCGCAGGTCGGCATCCTGGGCACCGGCGCGGTCGTGAAGCGCCCGGCGGTCATCAACGACCCCGACCTCGGCGAGGTCATCGCGGTGCGCTCGATGGTGTACCTGGCGCTGACCTACGACCACCGGCTGGTGGACGGCGCCGACGCGGCCCGATTCCTGGTCACGATCAAGGAGCGGCTGGAAGAGGGCAAGTTCGAGGCCGACCTCGGGCTGTAG
- the rpsD gene encoding 30S ribosomal protein S4 has translation MRYTGPKVRRSRRAGVPLTAKAERVMVRRPLPPGQHAAGPRAGKQSDYGRQLAEKQKIRWYYDLSERQLRTLFDKNRRRSGRAGENVIAALESRLATVVLRAGLAPSIYAARQFVNHGHVTVDGAKVDIPSYAVRPGQVVAVRAKSRLMPAFQAAAAGQYADERTAAYLDVRRDELAVLLTHEPKRAEVPVPFDEQLLVEFYSR, from the coding sequence ATGAGGTACACAGGCCCCAAGGTGCGCCGGTCCCGCCGGGCCGGGGTGCCGCTGACGGCCAAGGCCGAGCGCGTGATGGTGCGCCGTCCGCTGCCCCCGGGGCAGCACGCGGCCGGCCCGCGCGCCGGGAAGCAGAGCGACTACGGCCGCCAGCTGGCCGAGAAGCAGAAGATCCGCTGGTACTACGACCTGTCCGAGCGGCAGCTGCGGACCTTGTTCGACAAGAACCGGCGGCGCTCCGGGCGGGCCGGCGAGAACGTCATCGCCGCCCTGGAGTCGCGGCTGGCCACGGTGGTGTTGCGGGCCGGCCTCGCGCCGTCGATCTACGCGGCGCGCCAGTTCGTGAACCACGGCCACGTGACCGTGGACGGTGCGAAGGTGGACATCCCCTCCTACGCCGTGCGGCCCGGCCAGGTGGTCGCGGTGCGCGCGAAGTCGCGCCTGATGCCGGCGTTCCAGGCCGCCGCGGCCGGCCAGTACGCCGACGAGCGGACCGCCGCCTACCTGGACGTGCGCCGGGACGAGCTCGCGGTGCTGCTGACCCACGAGCCGAAGCGGGCCGAGGTGCCGGTGCCGTTCGACGAGCAGCTGCTGGTCGAGTTCTACTCGCGCTGA
- a CDS encoding TIGR01777 family oxidoreductase, with product MRIAITGSTGMIGTALSAALTEDGHEIVRLVRHTHPDEAAGERHWSPFGDPDPKPYEGCDVVVHLAGAGLGDKRWSAAYKREITESRVHGTDTLARSLALLSDKPKALLSASAIGFYGDTGTTPVTEESPGSEDFLGALCRDWEAATKPAEDAGIPVAHLRNGVVLGGSGGALARMLPFFKAGIGGPIGSGRQYFSFIGMADYLAAVKHIMALTVDGTMTGAVNVTGPLPVTNRAFTKALGHVLHRPTVMPVPGFALRVLFGQMANELTGSQRVLPARLTESGFAFGTPDPRAALAAALG from the coding sequence ATGCGGATCGCCATCACCGGTTCCACGGGAATGATCGGCACGGCGCTGTCCGCCGCGCTCACCGAAGACGGCCACGAGATCGTCCGCCTGGTCCGGCACACGCACCCGGACGAGGCCGCCGGAGAACGCCACTGGTCGCCCTTCGGAGACCCGGACCCGAAACCGTACGAGGGCTGCGACGTCGTGGTGCACCTGGCCGGCGCGGGCCTCGGCGACAAGCGCTGGTCCGCCGCGTACAAGCGGGAGATCACCGAGAGCCGCGTGCACGGCACCGACACACTGGCCCGCTCGCTGGCCCTGTTGTCCGACAAGCCGAAGGCCCTGCTTTCCGCGTCGGCGATCGGCTTCTACGGCGACACCGGCACCACCCCGGTCACCGAGGAGTCCCCGGGCTCCGAGGACTTCCTGGGCGCGCTGTGCCGGGACTGGGAGGCCGCCACCAAGCCCGCCGAGGACGCCGGGATCCCGGTGGCACACCTGCGCAACGGCGTGGTCCTGGGCGGCTCCGGCGGCGCGCTGGCCCGGATGCTGCCGTTCTTCAAGGCCGGGATCGGCGGCCCGATCGGCAGCGGCCGGCAGTACTTCTCGTTCATCGGGATGGCCGACTACCTGGCCGCGGTCAAGCACATCATGGCCCTGACGGTGGACGGCACCATGACCGGCGCGGTGAACGTCACCGGTCCCCTGCCGGTCACCAACCGCGCCTTCACCAAGGCTCTGGGCCATGTGCTGCACCGGCCGACGGTCATGCCGGTGCCGGGGTTCGCGCTGCGCGTGCTGTTCGGGCAGATGGCGAACGAGCTCACCGGCAGCCAGCGGGTGCTGCCGGCCCGGCTCACGGAGTCCGGGTTCGCGTTCGGCACCCCGGATCCGCGCGCCGCTCTGGCTGCCGCGTTGGGCTAA